The Raphanus sativus cultivar WK10039 chromosome 2, ASM80110v3, whole genome shotgun sequence DNA segment AGCTGAAACCTTTTCTGGTTCAGCTTCGTCCTTCTTCTCCATGCATGGCCTTAACGGTTCATAAGACCGTGTCAAACCGTGTAGTGCGCTTCCCTTGTTCAAGAAAGTCTCCGTCAAGGGAGCATTTGAGGAGAATACACACTGCAGCAAAGTCAGGACCTGGTAGATGCATGATCAAAGACAAAACTGTGAGGtaagtaaaacaaaacaaataaataaataaacacgGAGATATATAGAATGAAGTGATCAGATTAATTAATACCTCTTTGGGACCAATACCAACAAACTTTTCCCCGAGCTTACTAACATCAGCACACCCTAAAGATTTAAGCCTTTCCAAGACAAGACCAGTGGACTTAACCGACACTTCCAAGTCATCGGTTATGATGAACGTAGTAGAGTCACCACCGCTGACAAACACTCCATGTTGCTTGCTATCTTCAACTTTTAGTTGTGATTCACGAATCTCTTCCTTCATCATGTTTCCACATTGGCATCGAGTAGTGCTGAAGTTACTGCACAACCTACAGCGCGAGAATAGAGGACAGTTAAAGTACTTCTCTCTCTCCGTAGGATTTATGTTGACCTTGAGCCTTTGGCACTGGACATCGCTGACACTCCTCGGACAAAGGAGCATCCGCTTACAAGCTTCGGTCTGAAAATTATCGACGCCGATATCCACAACACTTGTATAGAGGTTGTTAAAACAGCCAACACTCACAGGAGGATGAGCTTTGTTATTATGCTTCTTAAACAATCTGGCGATCGTACCCATTGGCAGCGTTAGGAAACTGAAGAGGACGTCGACAAAATCTTTACCGGCCTCAGCCAAAACAACCTTGTTCTTCTCTTCATCGATGACAAGTCTCAGATAAACCTTTGCTTCTCCAGAACTTTCAGCCATTGTCCCGATTTGTATTGTTGTGGTGGATTTACAGTAGAGAGAgggaagaaaatatttaaaagaacaAAGAGGCGTAGACACCAAAGAGTCTAAAAGCTGTGTCtgacaattaataaaacaatttaatacCAAGAAGCAACCCTTTAAGCTTCCCCATGAGTGTAGACTCGTAAACCAATACGTACTAATTACAGTAGGATGTTTTTGTAGCCTGCAGTTTAAATTTAGAAACCCCAAAAGCTACAGTACTCGAAGACAACCCTTTGAGCTTCCACTTCACTGCATGGCTCAACATCTAGTAAAATCTCGCTTCTTTTTAGCCATCGTTTATATCAAAATGTTTTTAGATGTGcaaaattcaaattataaatttcatgATTCTCTTAGAaaagttttgtaaaaaaaaataaagtattagTGGAATTCACTCCACATAAAAGCATATCTAATGTGCCTTGCTGACACATGAGTTTTGTGTGTCAATGTACACACATGCATATATTCTACATAGGAGACAAAATAATTGCATTGATTGTTTCTTTCATGAACATTACTGAGTTGAACTAATGAAATTCATTGTATTTTACTTTAGTATCGACTGCGACCTCTGTTATTACAAAACCTATGTAACGAGAGGTTACATGTgtaaagaaacaacaacaacaactcgaAAACAATCGTAATATCGGTATCAAAGATCAATGATGAGAAccaagttttattttatatcaagtTACATTACACATTATTTGTATTTAATCAACGGAAAAAGCGAACAACTTTAAAGCTCAATCACAATAATGACCGAACGAGCATGGCCATCGTATCCACCTGCTGCCTTTTTCATCATCACGAGTTTCTACTGTGAATCCACCACAATAGATTAC contains these protein-coding regions:
- the LOC108839358 gene encoding uncharacterized protein LOC108839358, which codes for MAESSGEAKVYLRLVIDEEKNKVVLAEAGKDFVDVLFSFLTLPMGTIARLFKKHNNKAHPPVSVGCFNNLYTSVVDIGVDNFQTEACKRMLLCPRSVSDVQCQRLKVNINPTEREKYFNCPLFSRCRLCSNFSTTRCQCGNMMKEEIRESQLKVEDSKQHGVFVSGGDSTTFIITDDLEVSVKSTGLVLERLKSLGCADVSKLGEKFVGIGPKEVLTLLQCVFSSNAPLTETFLNKGSALHGLTRSYEPLRPCMEKKDEAEPEKVSAINAVVRKQDGKILFVESGDDFVELLLSFLAVQLESVLEISGDSITFGCLANLCRSFKGFRVVEETKAAPADSKVGVLPCFYSFQVQLPGIITLEPPVYYRYMDSSGKNPYALTRDPNKITYYHNDKLVPVTLVDPKSDGNDHQTHCSGFLKKETKFTVSDDLFITPMSSCSTVCLLKKLQTNAEDVDVQEISISKAEVRMYACVVYPVI